A genomic region of Alnus glutinosa chromosome 11, dhAlnGlut1.1, whole genome shotgun sequence contains the following coding sequences:
- the LOC133882455 gene encoding translocon-associated protein subunit alpha, whose translation MATKNVRVFFLALLLLLASPLAQVARCQSDSDVDVTEAVEEVGDLGIVGEDVQDFGDGSFSPAPGVDTIYVFPKNSARVVSAGEETELLVGIKNDGEAAVNVIAIKASVHLPFDHSLLVQNLTVQTFNNASVPASAQATYPYIFAVSKFLQPGTFDLVGTIIYEIDQNPYQSTFYNGTIEVVEAGNVLSIESVFLVTLGIALLFLLGIWIRGQIKNLSKKTKRAPKVEVGTKTTDASMDEWLQGTAYTQSFSGKSKKKK comes from the exons ATGGCGACGAAGAacgttagggtttttttcctcGCTCTCCTCCTTCTCCTTGCCTCCCCTCTCGCCCAAG TTGCTAGGTGCCAATCGGATTCAGACGTGGATGTTACAGAGGCTGTTGAAGAAGTTGGCGATCTTGGGATTGTCGGTGAAGATGTCCAAGATTTTGGTGATGGGAGTTTTAGCCCTGCTCCTGGAGTTGATACAATCTATGTTTTTCCGAAGAATAGTGCTAGAG TGGTGTCGGCTGGAGAAGAGACTGAACTATTAGTCGGAATAAAAAATGATG GGGAGGCCGCTGTGAATGTCATTGCAATTAAGGCCAGCGTTCATCTCCCTTTTGATCATAGTCTGCTGGTTCAAAATCTTACTGTACAG ACTTTTAACAACGCGTCAGTACCAGCTTCAGCACAGGCTACTTACCCATACATATTTGCTGTCAGCAAATTCTTGCAG CCTGGAACATTTGACCTTGTAGGCACCATCATATATGAAATCGACCAGAATCCTTACCAGAGCACCTTCTATAATGGCACCATCGAAGTTGTTGAGGCTGGTAATGTTCTCAGCATTGAGTCCGTTTTTCTTGTTACCCTTGGAATTGCCCTCCTTTTCCTCCTTGGCATATGGATTCGTGGTCAAATAAAGAACCTTTCCAAG AAAACTAAGAGGGCTCCCAAGGTGGAAGTTGGAACTAAGACTACAGATGCATCAATGGATGAGTGGCTTCAG GGAACTGCATATACTCAGTCATTTTCTGGCAAatcgaagaagaaaaagtag
- the LOC133882881 gene encoding extensin-1-like, which translates to MRIFPSCGGALLCFWVFLLFTVSFCYGNDKTVLEVVGIGECADCEQSNIKTSHAFSGLRVTIDCKPANGHFKTRAAGELDEEGKFKVSLPQEIVEDGKLKEECYAQLHSASALPCPAHDGLQSSKVIFKSKANGKHTFGLAGKLKFSPVTCTSAFLWPYFKHPPLPKLPPFHKSHPLLPKSPLPPLKGFGHPFPFPPKVFPPIYKKPFPPLPPKVFPPIYKKPFPPIYEKSPPPPTTVYEKSPPPPVPVYEKSPPPPTPVYKKSPPPPVPVYEKSPPPPTPVYKKSPPPPVPVYEKSPPPPTPVYKKSPPPPVPVYKKPLPPPVPIYKKPLPPPIPIYKKPLPPPVPIYKKPLPPPVPIYKKPLPPPVPIYKKPLPPPVPIYKKPLPPPVPIYKKPLPPPVPIYKKPLPPPVPTFKKPCPPLIPIYKPKPPVFYKPLPPIPKILPPPIPIFKKPLPPPIPIYKPKPPVFYKPIPPIPIYKPKPPVFYKPIPPIPIYKPKPPVFYKPIPPIPIYKPKPPVFYKPIPPIPIYKPKPPVFYKPLPPIPKIPPFHKKPWPPLPKLPPIHKPHPKYFPHPKFGKWPPLSPFPPHA; encoded by the exons ATGCGGATTTTTCCTTCGTGCGGTGGGGCACTTTTGTGCTTCTGGGTGTTCTTGCTTTTTACAGTGAGTTTCTGCTATGGTAATGATAAGACAGTACTCGAGGTAGTTGGGATTGGAGAATGTGCCGACTGTGAGCAGAGTAACATTAAGACTAGCCATGCCTTTTCAG GGCTTCGAGTGACAATTGACTGCAAGCCAGCGAACGGACACTTCAAGACAAGGGCGGCAGGGGAGTTGGATGAAGAAGGAAAGTTTAAAGTGTCTCTTCCTCAGGAGATTGTGGAAGATGGAAAGCTGAAGGAAGAATGCTATGCGCAGCTCCACAGTGCATCAGCTCTACCATGCCCTGCCCATGATGGCCTACAATCCTCCAAAGTAATATTCAAGTCCAAAGCCAATGGAAAACACACCTTTGGGCTGGCTGGTAAACTCAAGTTCTCCCCTGTGACATGCACTTCAGCCTTCTTGTGGCCTTACTTTAAGCACCCACCACTACCCAAATTGCCACCCTTCCATAAGTCTCACCCACTCCTTCCTAAGTCCCCGCTTCCACCTTTGAAGGGCTTTGGCCATCCATTCCCCTTCCCTCCTAAGGTCTTTCCCCCCATATATAAGAAGCCTTTTCCCCCACTTCCACCAAAGGTCTTCCCTCCCATATATAAGAAGCCTTTCCCGCCTATCTATGAGAAGTCACCTCCTCCCCCAACAACTGTCTATGAGAAGTCACCTCCTCCACCAGTTCCTGTTTATGAGAAGTCACCTCCTCCCCCAACACCTGTTTATAAGAAGTCACCTCCTCCACCAGTTCCTGTTTATGAGAAGTCACCTCCTCCCCCAACACCTGTCTATAAGAAGTCACCTCCCCCACCAGTTCCTGTTTATGAGAAGTCACCTCCTCCCCCAACACCTGTTTATAAGAAGTCACCTCCCCCACCAGTTCCAGTTTATAAAAAACCACTTCCTCCACCAGTACCTATTTATAAGAAGCCGCTTCCCCCACCAATTCCAATTTATAAAAAACCACTTCCTCCACCTGTACCTATCTATAAGAAGCCGCTTCCCCCACCAGTTCCAATTTATAAAAAACCACTTCCTCCACCAGTACCTATTTATAAGAAACCGCTTCCCCCACCAGTTCCAATTTATAAAAAACCACTTCCTCCACCGGTGCCTATCTATAAGAAACCGCTCCCCCCACCAGTTCCAATTTATAAAAAACCGCTTCCCCCACCTGTTCCTACATTCAAGAAGCCATGTCCACCTCTTATTCCAATCTACAAACCAAAACCACCAGTATTCTATAAACCTCTTCCTCCAATCCCAAAGATCCTTCCTCCACCTATACCAATATTCAAAAAGCCCCTTCCACCTCCCATTCCAATCTACAAGCCAAAACCACCAGTATTCTATAAACCTATTCCTCCCATTCCAATCTACAAGCCAAAACCACCAGTATTCTACAAACCTATTCCTCCCATTCCAATCTACAAGCCAAAACCACCGGTATTCTACAAACCTATTCCTCCCATTCCAATCTACAAGCCAAAACCACCAGTATTCTACAAACCTATTCCTCCCATTCCAATCTACAAGCCAAAACCACCAGTATTCTATAAACCTCTCCCTCCAATCCCAAAGATCCCTCCATTTCATAAGAAGCCATGGCCACCTCTTCCTAAGCTACCCCCCATCCACAAGCCACATCCTAAGTATTTCCCCCATCCCAAGTTTGGAAAGTGGCCTCCCTTGTCACCTTTCCCTCCTCATGCTTAG